In Humulus lupulus chromosome 6, drHumLupu1.1, whole genome shotgun sequence, a single genomic region encodes these proteins:
- the LOC133784368 gene encoding brefeldin A-inhibited guanine nucleotide-exchange protein 5-like — protein sequence MAGGAAGGFVTRAFESMLKECSGKKHPELQKAIQNYIDGTKEVNQVQPSASSETNKAASVAGDESSLEDGAAKSETEESQSQTVPHDAEAIPVAKPVSISATISTVLASAGNTLEGSVAELVLSPLRLAFETKNLKILESALDCLHVCICHVFYFHALNFIG from the exons ATGGCGGGTGGTGCAGCTGGTGGTTTTGTTACACGGGCATTTGAGTCGATGCTGAAAGAATGTTCGGGGAAAAAACATCCAGAACTTCAGAAGGCTATTCAGAATTATATAG ATGGTACGAAAGAGGTCAATCAGGTTCAGCCTTCCGCTTCCAGTGAGACAAACAAAGCTGCATCGGTTGCTGGTGATGAGAG TTCACTTGAAGATGGAGCTGCAAAATCTGAAACAGAGGAAAGCCAGTCACAAACAGTTCCTCACGATGCCGAGGCTATTCCAGTTGCTAAGCCAGTGAGCATAAGTGCAACTATTTCCACTGTCTTGGCAAGTGCTGGGAATACTTTGGAGGGGTCTGTGGCAGAACTTGTGTTGAGTCCTCTTCGACTTGCATTTGAGACAAAGAACTTGAAAATCTTAGAATCTGCTTTGGATTGTCTTCATGTATGTATTTGTcatgttttttattttcatgctCTGAATTTTATAGGTTAG
- the LOC133785789 gene encoding 7-dehydrocholesterol reductase-like, with the protein MCYIISWYFFLAVFRFGIFNPSTVYDHLGEIYSALIFGSLVFCILLYIKGHVAPSSTDSGSSGNIIIDFYWGMELYPRIGKNFDIKVFTNCRFGMMSWAVLAVTYCIKQYEVNGIVADSMLVNTILMLVYVTKFFWWEAGYWSTMDIAHDRGISRVNMNAMQCNAMQCMEQ; encoded by the exons ATGTGCTATATTATATCTTGGTACTTTTTTTTGGCTGTCTTCAGGTTTGGCATATTCAATCCTTCAACTGTTTATGATCATTTGGGAGAAATATATTCTGCCCTTATTTTCGGAAGCTTGGttttttgcattttattatacATAAAA GGCCATGTGGCACCGTCTTCCACTGATTCTGGCTCGTCTGGGAACATCATAATTGATTTCTATTGG GGTATGGAACTCTATCCTCGCATTGGTAAAAACTTCGACATTAAAGTTTTTACAAATTGCAGATTTGGAATGATGTCTTGGGCAGTTCTAGCTGTAACCTATTGCATAAAGCAG TATGAAGTGAACGGCATAGTGGCTGATTCAATGCTTGTTAATACCATATTGATGCTGGTGTATGTTACTAAGTTTTTTTGGTGGGAAGCTGGATACTGGAGCACAATGGATATTGCACATGATCGAG GCATAAGCCGTGTTAACatgaatgcaatgcaatgcaatgcaatgcaatgcatggAACAGTAG
- the LOC133782878 gene encoding 7-dehydrocholesterol reductase-like isoform X2: MYLVNHPVHLGTQLALYILVAGILCIYINYDCDRQRQEFRRTNGKALVWGKAPSKITATYTTTTGETKSSILLTSGCFHS; this comes from the exons ATGTACCTGGTCAATCATCCCGTACACCTTGGAACTCAG TTGGCACTCTACATCCTAGTAGCAGGCATTCTTTGCATATACATCAACTACGACTGTGATAGGCAAAGGCAAGAGTTTCGCAGAACAAATGGCAAAGCTTTGGTTTGGGGTAAAGCTCCATCAAAG ATAACTGCCACTTACACTACCACAACTGGGGAAACAAAAAGCAGCATTCTTTTAACTTCGGGATG CTTTCATTCATAA
- the LOC133782878 gene encoding 7-dehydrocholesterol reductase-like isoform X1, whose amino-acid sequence MYLVNHPVHLGTQLALYILVAGILCIYINYDCDRQRQEFRRTNGKALVWGKAPSKITATYTTTTGETKSSILLTSGWYGKYWKSYCEKVRYRVIPGIY is encoded by the exons ATGTACCTGGTCAATCATCCCGTACACCTTGGAACTCAG TTGGCACTCTACATCCTAGTAGCAGGCATTCTTTGCATATACATCAACTACGACTGTGATAGGCAAAGGCAAGAGTTTCGCAGAACAAATGGCAAAGCTTTGGTTTGGGGTAAAGCTCCATCAAAG ATAACTGCCACTTACACTACCACAACTGGGGAAACAAAAAGCAGCATTCTTTTAACTTCGGGATG GTATGGAAAATACTGGAAATCGTACTGCGAGAAGGTTCGGTACAGGGTCATCCCCGGAATTTACTGA